Within the Acidimicrobiia bacterium genome, the region GCGTTCGCGATCGGCGGCGCGGTCGTGCTCGCGGCCGAAGGGCTCGACCGGCCCGCGCAGGTGATCGCGTTCGGCGCCTCGGTCACGACCGCGATCGCGACCGCGTGGGTGCTCTCGATGTCGGTCGCGCGCCGCGCCGCGGGCGTGAGCGGCGCGACCGCGCATCGCGAGGAGCGGCGCGCGCGCGTCCGCGCCATGCTTCCCGCGGGAACGGTCGCCGACGATGCCGCGACCACCGATGATCGCGAGTTCGATCCCGCGCTCGATCTGATCGCGCCGGTGATCGGTGCCGTCGGGCTGCTCGCGGCGTCGCAGTTCAGCGGCGGACCGGTGGCGCTCGCGGCCGCGCGGCTGCTCGTCGGCGCCGCGTTCCTCGGTTGCGTGAGCGACGGGATGCTGCTCGGCCACTGGTACCTCGTGCAGCCGGGTCTGCCGCGCGACGCGGTGAAGCAGCTCGTGCGGCTCACCGCGATCGTGTGGCCGCTCGAGGTCGCGGTGATGCTGTGGCCGACGGGCATGGTGCAGGTGCTGAACGGCACCGTCGACGACGGCTGGAACGGCATCCTCGGCTGGACGTGGCTCGCGTGCGCGGTGTCCACGATCGCGCTCGTGGGCGTGACGTGGGCGGCGTTGAAGGAACGCAGCTACTCCGCGGTGATGGCCGCGACCGGTCTGCTGTACCTCGCGATCCTCACCGCCTTCGGCACCGACCTGCTCGCCCGCGCAGTGCTGCGTCCGTAGCGCTCTGGTCGCGCTCGCTTCGCTCGCCGCTCCTGCGAGACCGCTCAGCCTGAGCGGCGCGGATCGGTGGCGACGCCGACGAGCCACGGGAACACCGGCAGCACGCGCACCGACTCGAAGTGCCGTCCGAGCAACTTCTCGAGGCGCCGGCGCGTGAAGAACTGGAGGTGCTCGGGATCGTTGCCGAGCCGGCCGACGTTCTTGCCCCGCGCGAAGTTGCCGAGCCGGAACCACGGTTCCCACGGCACCGACACCACGCAACCTCGGCCGGCGACGCGGGCGAGCTCGCGCACCGCGGGCTCGGGATCGGTGAGGTGCTCGAGCACCTCGATGCACGTCGTGAGCGGCACCGCGGCGTCGCGCAACGGCAGCATGCCCGCGTCGGCGACGACGCCGTGCAGGCCGTCGAGCAGATCGCGCGCGCAGCGGATCTTGTCGCTGCGGTACTCGACGCCGACGACGACCGTGCCGTCGGGCCGGATCCGCTCGAGCGCGAGCCCTTCGCCGACGCCGATGTCGGCGAGCACCTCGCCCGGTGGCGCGAGCGTCGCGATCTCCGCGCGCAGCCGCGTCGCCCACCGACCGATCAGCTTCTGCACGACGGGGTTGCCGGTGGAGTACTTCTTCGCGTCCTGACCGGCGGCCTGCTCGGGTGCGCCCGGCGCGAGCCCGAGGGGCCGGCGCGGGCTGTCGGCGGCCGGGTCGGCGGACATCGCGCGCACCGTACCCGCGGCGCGCCGGCGGCGCAGGCGGTGCGTGCCGCTGCCACCGATCAGCGTGGCCTCGGCGACGATCGACACCAACCGCTGGCCGATGGCCGCGCCGAGCACGACCCCGGAGGTGAGCGGCGCGCGGAGCGCGGCGAGCAGCACGGCTTCGCGGATGCCGATGCCCGACGGGAACGGGATCGCCACGAAACCGATCCACC harbors:
- a CDS encoding methyltransferase domain-containing protein, translating into MKTEPEPTEEQAPSARPRTIVRVARVVLAIAGLAFLVGALVDTWGRSEKLLRSPVRLGLAFVVYLVSLMLWSRAWSALLEHQADRRALRHGFYFSQLGKYVPGGIWQAAGLVTLGRDAGAGLGDASTAFFVLAVTQVAGASTVGAIAAVAAPDLPVVFRVLVIASVLLVPLVYRGWMVAALRLVGRKISRLDVAFVPTQRAILRSYAWAVVATAAASVSFAIIARPHHAGVFIAAIAAFATAWWIGFVAIPFPSGIGIREAVLLAALRAPLTSGVVLGAAIGQRLVSIVAEATLIGGSGTHRLRRRRAAGTVRAMSADPAADSPRRPLGLAPGAPEQAAGQDAKKYSTGNPVVQKLIGRWATRLRAEIATLAPPGEVLADIGVGEGLALERIRPDGTVVVGVEYRSDKIRCARDLLDGLHGVVADAGMLPLRDAAVPLTTCIEVLEHLTDPEPAVRELARVAGRGCVVSVPWEPWFRLGNFARGKNVGRLGNDPEHLQFFTRRRLEKLLGRHFESVRVLPVFPWLVGVATDPRRSG